In Zingiber officinale cultivar Zhangliang chromosome 9B, Zo_v1.1, whole genome shotgun sequence, the genomic window TAGAGGCACCTCTAAGGGAGgcgtgagggtgcctccaagggagGCGTGAGGGTGCGTCCAAGCAATTGCAGGGCACCTTCTTCAGGCATgcgtgagggtgccttcatgttcCTTTGAGGCACCTTGGGTCAAGAAAGCAGTAGCTTCTCTACCGACACTCGAGACACTTCTAACTCCTTTAGAGGCACTCAAATCTAAGTCAACTTCAAAGTTGACTTTCTTTACGTGGGTGATGCTCTGGTCATCCGAGATCGAGCTCACCCAAATTCAACTCCGGTcttcttctcgagcgagcttctcGTCTCTTGAATGTGCAGCtcacttccttctcgttcgctcaCTTCCTTCTCGTtctccgcttgacttcttgtattcctaagtcccTGTACACTCAAACATAACGTATTAAAATCGCAAGATCTAACTTAACATAATTAACTATATCAAAACTAACCCAGGGTGTTTACAGTTTTTGCTctagatatttttcaattagttatctaagaagatgtatagctacTATTGTCAACCTTctaagcatgaacccaaattgatttttgatcaccgtggtctcctttcttaattttttttctattattttttcttaaaatttcatggtatgacttattagtttaatacttttatagtttacacaattttatacgcctcccttgttcttatataagggagctgagtacttaccctccattgataaggtatactttttatttttactatcatgttaaataattttataagtcattcaataccttgttttccTAGTCACTTCCATAtgtctatcagaatatcatctggtccaatgacttttctattgtgcatcttatttaaagtttgttctacttctaaagttTAAACTTTACGATaacaatttaaatttctatactcatttgacctacttaaattacctaagttaagttggtcacataaatcttcattaaaaagttgataaaaatacctcttccaccattcttttatttctctatcatttactagtaccttattatatttatctttaatacattttatttggataagatctcttggcTTCTTTTCcatcactttagctattctataaatatctctttccccttcttttgtatctaatttttgatataatcattcaaaaattttattttttacttcattcactactttcttagcctctttcttggctactatatatattttttaaaattttctcattcttacatatatataattACTTATAAGTTATTCATCTTTTTCCTTCACATTCTCTTATACTTTCTGTTCTTGTCCGAGagttgagtcgacggacgctggggacatgGTACTCTCCGCTGACTCCGCGTAGACTCTGGGCTGACGTGGACTCcagtgaacctgcagcaaaaccgagccgggagggggatcccgacgatgaccctccgacgctcaagtcaggcgagaagaaatcgaagcagagtaacgaggccaagagctacagtagatgagaatgcatacctccgtcaaaGTCTGGGGTACTTATATAGGATCCCTGGGGAGGGAGCGCACACTTCTCGaagcgtgcatgcttcccaagacaTACCTCAAAATGAATGTGTCAGAAGAATAGGTCTGGCGCCATACCGCAACCGTTCGagtatatctctgacatgacagtggaaacttccaccgtacgattctctgtctgatccggccgccgaccatgctgttcgTCGGCGacacatgtctcgagaaggatatcaccagCTGTCCCCTTCGTCCTCTTCTGCTCCTTTTGTCTATTACTAGCCCAACCAGGAGAGATGCATGGACCCACTGCCCTCCGGGAGGGGACATGTATTGGTCCGAGCGGGAAGGCCGCTCGGCCACATACTCGGATGGGAATGCCTTCGTTGATTCGCAACTCGTCCGAGCGAACAGGCCGCCCGGCGCCTCAACTTTCCTAGGCGGACTcgtgagcgtcggaaactcgaccCGCGGCAGAGCTATTTCTGCGCCACACCGGGCGCGGTCGTGGCCGATCAGCCAGGTGGCCTTCCAATCGGCCACACCTTTGGGTTGACTATCTTGGCTTTGACCTACACGTCTCATTGGCCTCTATCCAGCACGGGActccactcttactaccggatcacgtgcctccccctcaagtctagtcgaaagaggcggcaagtccgactgactggactattagcCAGATGGCACAGCGGCCGCTCTGTCGCTAATGTGAATGTTTATCTGATCGGGCACTACGCAGGTGCAATGGCCGCTCGGCAGAATGCCCGCTAGGACTTCGGAAGTTTTGCTTGTCGTTGATTGCCTCGCCGACCCAATGTCGATCAATGCTGACGTCCGTaggatctcctcggaattcatgcaaatcctTGCCATTAATCCTGAGCACGTGACCACACCTGCGTAATGGAGGTCATTAAATGCTTCCTATGAGTTGATGCCACGTGCCCATGCGGCGTCATGCCTGCTCGCACTGCCAGGGCTAATGTGACCTTTGGCCTTTCGAATTCAACGGTTAGATCCGCTCCTCGgatctcgtgacctggatcgaaCGGCTCCGGTCAGTCGAGCCCAACCTTTATAAGACCATCCCCCCTTCCTTCGCTTTCGCATCATAGTTCTCGTGCGTCCGAAGGCTCCTGTCTGCGTTGCACGCTCGGTATCATCCGCTCGGTGTCTATCCGTCGTCTAATCGACATCCTTCCGATCGCCCGTTCGGCATCTTCGTGGTCGCGCGCTCGGCATCACTCGCCCGCTCGGTCTACTCGTTGTCCAGCATGGCGCTCGGTCTACTATCATTGCACTCGTCGCTCGCCTGTTGTTTTGGCGCTCGTTTGATGTTTTGTTGTTTGCTTGGCATTGGGCCGGTTGATGACTTGATTCGGTCGGCACCGTTGCCATCTCATGCGACACCATTATTATAGCAACCGTTCGCGTGGCATGTACGATGAGTTCTGTGAGTTGACTTGATTATGGAGTTTGATTCAGCCCTTGtgatagactgtccagtcagtcggactcgcgcCTTCTataactagacttgaaggggaggctcgTGATCCGGATGTAACATTAGGACATAGGAGTAATTAGTGAAGAAGGGAGGGGCATTGTTGTCATTTGGCATTAATAGGGTTTTTGGTTATAAAGGGGGACACTGTTCACAATCAAAGGAAGGAGGAAGGTTTTTTCGAGCTAGAGCCGCTGCCAAGTAGAGGGGACTAGTTTTGAGGTTTCTGCCGCCGCCACCAGCGCACGCTTCTCCCCATCCTCTCCGATACCGATCACCTCCGGCTAGCAGAGAGTATCCCTGCTTTTCTcgcccttctcttcctcttcgatCCAGGCCGGCGCCGTCGGCTGAGGCTCGTCGCCGTCGCTGGGTAGGCGCGCCGCGTCCTCCTCCCTCACCCGATGCACGGCACAACCGTATCCTTCTCCTCCCTCCGGCGCAGACACCGCCGAGGAGCATCCCGTCGCCTCCAGCCGTTGTCGCAGCCGCCTCCGGCGGCCACTACCACTGTCGCAGCAGCCTCCGAGTGTGCATCGTGGTAGCCTCCCGCGGCGTCGCCACCGGCGCAGCCGCCTCCGGCGGCCACTACCACTGTCGCAGTTGCTTCCCCGAGTGTGCATCATGGCATCCTCCTACGGCATCGCCGCCGGCGGGTCTCCGTCTCCAGCGGGCCTCCGCTGCTAGCGATTGCCATCACCTCTTCCGGCGCCTGCCACCGCTCCCTTCGGCGCTCGCTGCAGTCCACAGCGACTGCCGCCACTCCTTTCGGCACCCACCGCAGCCTATAGTAGCTACGAGTGCCACTGCCAATGCCTCCGGACATCCTCCTCCATCGCCCTCCGGGCAGCTGTCGTTCGAGTGCTCAAGTATCGTACTATTTGtctattccggcctgcgagccgatatGATGTTCGACCTTTGAGCCGCTATTATATTTCGGCCTGTGAGCCAATAGAGTGTCCGACCTTCATGCCAATGTTGTATTCCGGCCACCGTCCGAGTGCTCAGTTGGATCGCGCGTCGTCTTGCGGGTCCATATTGCGTTCGGGCTCGAGCCGCCAGAGCCAGCTACTCATCTGGTGGACCTTTGTCGCGGCGACTCGATCAACACCGTGATCAATtcacccatccatccgagggtgccccccGGGGCCAGAGTACGTTCTAGTACTTCTTATTCGTGCATTTATTGTCCTGTTATTATATGGATGCTTATATGTTCGCAggacccacctcgagcatcgaggtaccagggatcGGGGCAACCCGATCACTAGTTGCAGGTGTTGTTGACCAGAAGATatcggacgacttggtcaacacatgaGACAGCTCATcagccgggtcatggggatgcggtcaaccttccagacacatcATGCTggcaggtccgtcttctcagcttcctgaCAGGAacactttctcattccaccactaagatttcttacttagtaatgttagaatgtatactaaaagcctaactttttgtataaatatttattttgaaataagaatcgcgttggtcaaatatcttcatttatgttaaatatagttgttcatttaatttatattgtagataacatggtgtgtggtatcacacagaagatcatgttatcagttccttataaattataaatagtagctcacgaccaaaatggatatggacaaaccattggaacggttatagtgtgatttagtattagtttatcttgactataaaattacactagtacactctgagtgtattaagcaggatcatttgaggttgttctttttatactgattacataaaagaacaggacctctgttattatggaagtgcgtactcttaatcccgatataatgacaaacacatatatttagtatttatttctttaatttatcaatgagtgagatttagttcattaaatagataggcccgataagttgggaaatgatattatttatatggtgtgttgttgattatagaaggaaactgtatcctagtaatctaagttgatgatgtccccttgaggagctcataaggattatcatgtaaaccttgcaggtggacttagtccagcatgacaataaagttgagtggtactgctcttggagctagatattaattaagtgagctgctagtaactcatttaattagtggacattcgatatcttaaacacagggagattaacacactcatgataagaaggagcccataatataatttgggattggtgtggtagttcaataataactctttagtggtatgagttattattgatgaacttgagttgggtgttcaaggcgaacacaggaagctcaatgtcatcgggagaccaaaactaatttctcctctcggcccctgttgtagcctctataaaaccttgtatccaccaagtccacttcttacccaagtgatgggttggccacatccttgcttggagcaaagggggtcgaccaagcattagcttggagcccaagaggtggccggccaagccatgcttggtgtctAAGCATGGGGCCAGCCACACCATTAgaactaaagggagattttattttttgttaaaatcttttttttttttgtatccattcatgaagggatttaaaagagaaattttaattttaaaatttccttttatagccatcctcatggttttaaaagagagttttaaaattttaaaatctttccttttatagctatctacaaaagattaaagagagattttaattttgttaaaatctttccttttttgtagttatctataatgtttaaaagagagattttaatttttttataaaactttccttttttgtaaccatgatttaaaaagagaagttttaattaatctttcctttttgtagttgtctacatgttttaaaagcgagagattaattttaaaactttcttttattgtcatgtacaataggaaatttagaaaagagagattttaattgttgttaaaatttcctttttaatgggaggccacaaataaggaagttttaattatgtttaaaactttccttttttccatgaccaaggattataaaagagaaggagagggtgcctcatgaaagATACAACCTAAGTTCCCtctcttcctaatcccttggtggCTGGCCCTTCCCTTATCTCCTTCCTTAAAGACCGGCTACAATACTCATCTTCCTTATACAATCGGCGGCACAAAAGGATTccatccaagctagggccggcgggTTTGCTTCTATAACCTAGGGTCGGCGGCCTTACTTGGAGCTCATCTTAGATCCCATTGTGGCAGGAGGTatagaggaaaggaagaagaaggtggccggttacttggaagagaagaagaagagaagaaaatttcctattttggcatcccttggtggctcgattTTCTTGGAGgcgaagaagtggttcgggtggagttgtcttggtagatcgtcgcccacacgacgtccaagaagaggagaggaatacaatagaagatcaagaggtctttgtttacaaagaaatgtataactaattaattgtttccatttcaaattaattaatttgtgttctttgtatgaatcctgaaataccaacacaagatgcTATCATTTTTAGGTTTTCAATttcgtgtttcgatcttgtgcttctattgaggtctctttagttaaacctagggttactgtaagaaattaaatatccattttctttgaaaggctttgtttaggaagtggtggatgatctcatacccaagaaggccaagagcctcgccatgtttaacctggaagcccatctttgaaatagatatttaattaacttctgtaatatggtttaacatcTGAAGAACACataggttgaacttggagtaaaaatattaagtatcatttccaatccaagtttaacttctgaagagcaatttggattaataatgttaagcatcatttgcaatccaagtttaacttctgaagagcagcCCAATGATGGTTCAAACGACTGCCAGATTACTCTATTCGTCGTTTCAAGGACTTTCGCAGGATATTTTTTTCACCACTTCTCCAGCAATAGGCGGTATCATAAAACCCTTTAGagcattttctcacttaaatagGGGCCCAAAGAAACTATCCAAAACTATATCAAGAGATTCAATCATATGGTCATGGATGTTCCCACGACTACTATAAAGATTTTAGTAAGTGTCTTTTCTCAAGGACTCACTCTTTCGAGATTTAGTTAGAAAATCTCCAACCAACTTTGATCTACTGATCGAGCAGGTAACGAAATTTATTATATGTTGAAGAAGTCCAAGCTACCCGAAAGAAGGAGGGTACCACACCCGTTCCTACTCCAGCCACCGAGCGCCCGACATTACCTGCCCCTCCACCTAAAGGACCTCGGGCAGATCATCAATATCATCATTAAGAATCGTGACCCCAAAttgtacaacatgtggaggttCCTCGAGAAACTCCACGAAATTGGTGCACTTATCATCGGACAACCACTAAAAATATGGAGGATTGTTACACTCTGTGGAATCAGTGCACTACAACAAaacaaacgacaacacccctacgacaacggttttaagagaaagcgttgcatatttgctcaaagacaacggttttggccaaaaccgttgtctttgaactccccattgaatataaaagacaacggttttggcaaaactgttgtcattgagaatttttttttttaaaatgacaacactttttacaacggttttataaaccgttgtctttatccgcgtttttagcggctacgacaacagttttgaaaaaaaccgttgtaatttaatttggtaattttccccctcactgttttcctttccctcgctgttttcttttcggcgtCGTGTTTTCCTTCGCGCTCCCGACCCTAAGgcaattttctttccctctcctcatccaatctcttcacgcctcccctagatcttcctccacgacggtGCGCTCCTCTCGTTCCCTGGTGAGCGGGTTTCTGAGTTCGACGAGGCCCTTTGACCTTCCATTGCTGCTTCTTTCGCTCATGGAACCTTTTTATCGGACGAGGTGTATTTTTTCGGCAAAGGTTGCACTCCTAGTCCGTCGATTCATAACTTAGGTCTTGTCTTCTTTGGATTTGTGCTAGAGTCATAGTCAAGGtagattcataacctaggtcttgtcttcgtTCATAAA contains:
- the LOC122023080 gene encoding uncharacterized protein LOC122023080, whose product is MSINADVRRISSEFMQILAINPEHVTTPAPAPSAEARRRRWVGAPRPPPSPDARHNRILLLPPAQTPPRSIPSPPAVVAAASGGHYHCRSSLRVCIVVASRGVATGAAASGGHYHCRSCFPECASWHPPTASPPAGLRLQRASAASDCHHLFRRLPPLPSALAAVHSDCRHSFRHPPQPIVATSATANASGHPPPSPSGQLSFECSSIVLFVYSGLRADMMFDL